In Edaphobacter paludis, a single window of DNA contains:
- a CDS encoding tyrosine-type recombinase/integrase, with product MANRKVILLRYCKTEKGWRRYPVAIGRNGRIRPNYVVVDGQPREYAEGHYELRSYKGSKPVYRNVGTNAQDALQERDKEAQLLVARDAAVAGGAVLVEEKGRILLSRRADTFVQSAEDRGATVAAAAYRLAIGEFLSVTGKTYADQVTAEDIAAHHLALKKRGCGARTVHNRHMNVKAFLVDCGVPVAALGKSAPKYDKTLPEIYDPKELKTFFEFLTDPYHLLIFDLLLKTGLREQEAMYLEWEDISFQTQTLTIHSKPSLGFRIKDKEERSVPIPLDLIKRLKKYREANPDKHFVIGNAKDRPHTKLLRLLKGLVKKAELNCGRCEGCKSREECEKWFLHKFRATYCTQLLRSGLDLRTVQGMMGHSDIASTMRYLRPQEDAHTQSKINSIDWTA from the coding sequence ATGGCAAATCGCAAGGTAATCCTACTCCGATACTGCAAAACCGAAAAAGGGTGGAGACGTTACCCCGTCGCCATTGGTCGCAATGGACGAATCAGACCTAACTATGTGGTCGTAGATGGCCAGCCCCGCGAGTATGCGGAAGGGCATTACGAGTTGCGGTCCTATAAAGGATCAAAGCCTGTCTATCGCAATGTTGGAACCAATGCGCAGGATGCCTTGCAGGAGAGAGACAAGGAAGCGCAATTGTTGGTTGCGCGTGATGCAGCCGTGGCAGGTGGTGCCGTGCTGGTAGAAGAGAAAGGGCGCATTCTGCTATCGCGTCGGGCCGACACATTTGTCCAGTCGGCAGAGGACAGAGGGGCAACCGTTGCTGCCGCTGCATACCGTCTCGCAATAGGTGAGTTTCTTTCAGTCACAGGCAAGACATACGCTGACCAGGTGACAGCAGAGGACATTGCAGCCCACCATTTAGCCCTCAAGAAGCGCGGGTGTGGTGCTCGTACTGTTCACAACCGGCACATGAACGTAAAGGCGTTTCTAGTCGATTGTGGCGTGCCTGTGGCAGCCCTCGGCAAGAGTGCACCCAAATACGATAAGACTCTGCCTGAGATATACGACCCTAAAGAGTTGAAGACATTTTTCGAGTTTCTGACAGATCCCTACCATCTGCTCATCTTCGATCTTTTGCTCAAGACTGGATTGAGGGAACAGGAAGCAATGTATCTGGAATGGGAGGACATTTCATTTCAGACCCAAACGCTCACCATCCATTCAAAGCCATCATTAGGTTTCAGGATCAAGGATAAAGAGGAACGGTCTGTCCCGATCCCCTTGGATTTGATTAAGAGGCTGAAAAAGTACAGGGAAGCGAATCCAGACAAACACTTCGTTATTGGCAATGCGAAAGACAGGCCGCACACAAAGTTGCTCCGGTTGCTGAAAGGCTTGGTTAAGAAGGCAGAGCTAAACTGCGGACGTTGCGAGGGATGCAAGAGCAGGGAAGAGTGTGAGAAGTGGTTTCTTCACAAGTTTCGTGCCACCTATTGCACTCAGTTGCTCCGGTCTGGTCTGGATCTCCGCACGGTACAGGGGATGATGGGACACTCTGACATAGCCTCAACCATGCGTTATTTGCGACCACAAGAGGATGCGCACACACAATCCAAGATCAATTCGATTGACTGGACAGCATGA
- a CDS encoding integrase arm-type DNA-binding domain-containing protein encodes MSLTDTEIRRAKKREKPYNLSDGGNLYLWITPPGGKLWRWAYRYEGKAKLMTFGRYPEIPLALARERHGEARKLLAVGVDPMAKRKGDRAASKASDANSFQTIAQLWLEHWKQGKSARHADGTRRRLKANVYPLLGIRPITEIEAPELVAMVKAIETRGAADLAKRALETTGQIFRYAIAHGCAKRNTAADIKPRDVLKPTRTVNLARVNAKELPALLRAIEVYRGKVITRLAMKLMALTFVRTSELIGARWDEFDLEAQRWNIPAERMKMKTSHIVSLATQALELLELLRPLTGGSELLFPGDRDHRKPMSNNTILGSLKRMGYGGVMTGHGLGGSRARSFTSRDISMSISSCSLPTRLVMR; translated from the coding sequence ATGTCGCTTACCGATACCGAGATCCGAAGGGCCAAGAAGAGGGAGAAGCCCTACAATCTGAGCGATGGCGGAAACCTCTACCTATGGATCACGCCTCCGGGTGGGAAGCTGTGGCGCTGGGCTTACAGGTATGAGGGAAAAGCGAAACTCATGACCTTTGGAAGGTACCCTGAGATTCCCCTTGCACTGGCCAGGGAGCGCCACGGTGAAGCCCGCAAGCTATTGGCAGTCGGCGTTGATCCGATGGCGAAGCGCAAAGGCGATAGAGCCGCGAGCAAGGCATCTGACGCGAACTCCTTTCAAACTATCGCGCAACTGTGGCTGGAGCACTGGAAGCAGGGTAAGAGCGCTCGCCATGCCGACGGTACGCGGCGACGATTGAAGGCGAATGTGTATCCTCTGCTGGGCATCCGCCCTATTACGGAGATCGAAGCTCCCGAACTTGTGGCGATGGTCAAGGCAATCGAGACGAGGGGCGCAGCTGATTTGGCCAAGCGAGCACTGGAGACAACCGGGCAGATCTTCCGTTATGCCATCGCGCACGGCTGCGCTAAGCGCAACACCGCCGCCGACATCAAGCCCCGGGACGTTCTCAAGCCGACTCGCACGGTCAATCTCGCCCGCGTAAACGCCAAGGAATTACCTGCGCTGCTGAGAGCGATCGAGGTCTACCGAGGGAAAGTGATTACCCGACTGGCAATGAAACTGATGGCTCTAACCTTCGTTCGCACGTCTGAACTGATCGGCGCTCGCTGGGATGAGTTCGACTTAGAGGCGCAGCGCTGGAATATCCCAGCCGAGCGGATGAAGATGAAGACCTCGCACATTGTCTCGTTGGCCACTCAGGCTTTGGAACTTTTGGAACTGTTGCGCCCGCTGACAGGAGGCAGCGAGCTGCTCTTCCCCGGCGACCGCGATCACCGAAAGCCCATGAGCAATAACACCATTCTGGGATCGCTGAAACGCATGGGCTATGGCGGCGTCATGACCGGCCACGGTTTAGGGGGCTCGCGAGCACGATCCTTCACGAGCAGGGATATCAGCATGAGCATATCGAGTTGCAGCTTGCCCACGCGCCTCGTAATGCGGTGA
- a CDS encoding CusA/CzcA family heavy metal efflux RND transporter, translating to MIRALVDFALRNRWIVLGGAVLLFCWGILSFRNLPIEAYPDVANNYVQVITQWPGRASEEVEQQVTIPLEIAMAGIPHMQHLRSVSLAGLSSVTMVFDDDSTNDWNREHVLERLSQVTLPTGLQPQIGTDWSPVGQIYWYTLESKNPSYDLMELKSLEDWTLEKAYKNVPGVVDVSSFGGTTKEYQVRLDPDKLISYGLSIGQVEQQLANNNVNAGGSFIEEGSQQINVRSVGLFTSIQDIANTVIKTQSGTPLRIKDIATVTQGSKIRLGQIGKAIRRVDGKVVDNDDVVEGVVLLQKGDDADPVLQAIHKMTDELNDHILPKGVKIVPFLDRSDLVHFTTHTVLHNMAHGIILVAIILFLFLGNARGAFIVALTIPFSLLFASICLDLRHIPANLLSLGALDFGMVVDGAVVMIENIIRHLSHNGTDYRSPRDKIRDAAHEVQRPVFYAIAIIITAYLPIFTLQSVEGRLFKPMAWTVAFALLGALTFSMLIAPVLADFFFQRGAKEWANPVMTWLTVRYRPAVKWAIKRRVLTVGVAVGALLVAAFLAFGGAIGSEFLPHLDEGALWVRGTLAPSTGPTEGVDLMNKARIVMSSFPEVKQVVSQVGRPDDGTDTTGFFNTEYFVDLKQKEEWRSVFHQNKDELIAAMNQQLEKMPGVIWNFSQPISDNMEEAVSGVKGELAVKIYGDDLKTLEAKGNQVVDVMSHVRGVQDLGLFRIIGQPNLNLTVNRDAAARWGINVADVQDAIQTAVGGGALTQVLKGDARYDVTLRYQKQYRDTREAIENIRLLSPSGERVSLAQLTNATTDDGAEEIYREGGQRYVAIKYSVRGRDLGSTVEEAIAHVNKEVKLPPGYHFDWAGEYESQKRANRRFAVVLPVTVLLIFLILYTMFKSFKWAMLIMANVLLASIGGLVALLVTHTNFSVSSDVGLLALFGVSVQTGVIMLEYINQLRARGNGIEESAVEGAVLRLRPIMITMLVATLGLLPAALSHGIGSDSQRPFAIVIVGGLVASLVMSVFLLPTLYVWIADDDDILPAVETEFQN from the coding sequence ATGATTCGTGCACTGGTTGATTTTGCGCTCCGGAACCGCTGGATTGTGCTTGGCGGTGCCGTCCTGTTGTTTTGCTGGGGTATTCTCTCGTTTCGCAACCTGCCTATTGAAGCGTATCCAGACGTTGCAAACAATTATGTGCAGGTGATCACTCAATGGCCTGGCCGCGCGTCGGAAGAGGTGGAACAGCAGGTTACAATTCCCCTCGAAATAGCGATGGCCGGCATCCCGCACATGCAGCATCTGCGATCAGTGTCGCTGGCGGGACTTTCCAGCGTCACCATGGTCTTCGATGACGATTCGACGAATGACTGGAACCGCGAGCATGTGCTGGAAAGGCTTTCGCAAGTCACCCTGCCTACCGGTCTACAGCCGCAAATCGGTACCGACTGGAGTCCCGTAGGGCAAATTTACTGGTACACGCTGGAGAGCAAAAACCCTTCGTACGACCTGATGGAATTGAAGTCGCTCGAAGATTGGACACTGGAGAAGGCATACAAAAATGTCCCTGGAGTCGTGGACGTTTCGAGCTTCGGAGGAACAACCAAGGAGTATCAGGTACGGCTGGACCCCGACAAACTCATCTCGTATGGGCTAAGCATCGGCCAGGTAGAACAACAGCTCGCGAATAACAATGTAAATGCCGGCGGCAGCTTTATCGAGGAGGGCAGCCAGCAGATCAATGTGCGCTCCGTCGGCCTCTTCACAAGCATTCAGGACATCGCCAATACAGTTATCAAAACGCAGAGCGGAACGCCACTGCGGATCAAAGACATTGCGACTGTAACGCAAGGCTCGAAGATCCGTCTGGGGCAGATCGGCAAAGCCATCCGGCGCGTGGACGGCAAAGTCGTCGATAACGATGACGTTGTAGAAGGTGTCGTTCTTCTGCAAAAAGGCGACGATGCCGACCCGGTACTCCAGGCCATTCACAAAATGACCGACGAGTTGAACGATCATATCCTTCCCAAGGGAGTGAAGATTGTTCCGTTCCTTGATCGGTCTGATTTAGTGCATTTCACAACGCATACTGTGCTCCACAACATGGCGCACGGCATTATTCTCGTGGCGATCATTTTGTTTCTGTTCCTCGGGAATGCTCGCGGCGCTTTTATCGTTGCGCTTACCATTCCTTTCTCGCTACTGTTCGCGTCGATATGTCTCGATCTACGGCACATTCCGGCGAACCTTCTTTCGCTTGGCGCTCTCGACTTCGGCATGGTGGTAGACGGCGCCGTAGTTATGATCGAGAACATCATCCGCCACCTGAGTCACAATGGAACCGACTATCGCAGCCCAAGAGATAAAATTCGCGACGCCGCACACGAAGTACAGCGCCCCGTTTTCTATGCGATTGCTATCATTATCACTGCCTATCTTCCAATCTTTACGCTACAGTCCGTAGAAGGGCGTCTCTTCAAACCGATGGCCTGGACGGTAGCGTTTGCTCTTCTCGGCGCGCTCACCTTCTCTATGCTCATTGCCCCGGTGCTGGCAGATTTCTTCTTTCAGCGCGGTGCTAAAGAGTGGGCTAATCCGGTAATGACGTGGCTTACCGTTCGATACCGTCCAGCGGTAAAATGGGCCATTAAACGCCGCGTCCTCACGGTAGGAGTGGCAGTAGGCGCACTCCTGGTTGCCGCATTTCTTGCCTTTGGAGGCGCCATCGGTTCAGAGTTTCTACCTCACCTCGATGAAGGAGCGCTGTGGGTTCGCGGCACGCTCGCGCCAAGCACTGGCCCAACCGAGGGTGTGGACCTGATGAACAAGGCCCGCATTGTTATGTCTTCATTTCCTGAAGTCAAGCAGGTGGTCAGCCAGGTTGGCCGTCCCGATGATGGCACCGACACAACCGGTTTCTTCAATACCGAGTATTTTGTAGATCTAAAGCAAAAGGAAGAATGGCGTTCTGTCTTTCACCAGAACAAGGATGAATTGATCGCTGCCATGAATCAGCAGTTGGAGAAAATGCCCGGAGTGATCTGGAACTTCTCGCAGCCGATCTCGGACAACATGGAAGAAGCCGTCAGCGGAGTAAAAGGCGAGTTGGCAGTAAAAATTTACGGTGACGATCTGAAGACTCTCGAAGCAAAGGGCAATCAAGTAGTCGACGTCATGAGTCACGTGCGCGGAGTGCAGGATCTGGGACTCTTCCGCATCATCGGCCAACCTAACCTCAATCTCACCGTAAACCGCGATGCTGCTGCGCGCTGGGGCATCAATGTTGCGGATGTCCAGGATGCTATTCAGACAGCAGTCGGCGGTGGGGCGCTCACGCAGGTATTGAAGGGTGATGCACGTTACGATGTCACATTACGGTACCAGAAACAATATCGAGATACCCGAGAAGCCATCGAGAACATCCGCCTGCTCTCTCCATCGGGCGAACGCGTATCTCTTGCACAACTCACAAATGCGACTACCGATGATGGAGCAGAGGAGATTTACCGCGAGGGCGGCCAGCGTTATGTGGCAATTAAGTACAGCGTGCGCGGACGCGATCTGGGCAGCACTGTGGAAGAAGCGATCGCACATGTAAACAAAGAGGTAAAACTTCCGCCTGGATATCACTTCGACTGGGCCGGCGAGTATGAAAGCCAGAAGCGCGCTAACCGGCGATTTGCGGTAGTACTTCCCGTTACAGTGCTGCTCATCTTTCTTATCCTCTACACGATGTTCAAGTCCTTCAAGTGGGCGATGCTCATCATGGCCAATGTGCTTCTGGCCAGCATCGGCGGACTGGTGGCGCTCCTGGTCACACATACTAACTTCAGCGTCTCTTCTGATGTCGGACTGCTGGCACTATTCGGCGTATCGGTGCAGACAGGCGTCATCATGCTTGAATACATCAACCAGTTACGTGCACGTGGCAATGGGATCGAAGAATCTGCAGTGGAAGGCGCCGTTCTACGCCTGCGCCCGATCATGATCACGATGCTCGTGGCAACGCTCGGTCTTCTGCCTGCTGCGTTGTCACACGGAATTGGCTCCGATTCGCAGCGGCCATTTGCCATTGTGATCGTCGGCGGTCTAGTCGCCAGTCTAGTGATGAGTGTTTTCCTGCTGCCCACGTTATACGTTTGGATTGCTGACGACGATGACATTCTTCCTGCTGTGGAGACAGAGTTTCAGAATTAG
- a CDS encoding efflux RND transporter periplasmic adaptor subunit produces the protein MRKFILKAVGCIICLSLTACEKKSDPAAGAPPPTQVIHVSDSNEVTVDHPEQFPLTVSAPYQAASDLNVTGTVNPDIAKMLPVISLASGRVVDIRVRLGDTVKKGQLLMRVQSNDVAGAFNTYLKAVNDEHLATTQLRRAEILYQHGAIPQSQLEQAQNTEQDAVADLHAAEQQLQTLGIDKDHPSNIVNVYAPTSGVVVTQNVTDAAAAGVTYSGSSTAFTIANLSDVWVICNVYENDIPSIHLGQTADIHFNAYPDKVLTGTISNISPILDPNLRTAQVRLQVHNPGFMNIGMFVTANFHGKHLEQRATVPADAVLHLHDRDWVFVPAGDNQFRRVEVTTGKMLPNNQQEIMSGVSAGQQVVSNALSLNSTVEQ, from the coding sequence ATGCGTAAGTTTATATTGAAAGCTGTCGGCTGCATCATCTGCCTTTCGCTGACCGCGTGCGAAAAAAAGTCCGACCCTGCAGCTGGTGCACCTCCACCAACACAGGTAATCCACGTTTCAGATTCAAACGAAGTGACTGTCGATCACCCAGAACAATTTCCGTTAACGGTATCCGCTCCCTATCAGGCTGCCTCTGATCTGAATGTGACAGGAACGGTGAATCCCGATATCGCCAAAATGCTTCCTGTCATCTCGCTCGCATCAGGTCGTGTCGTTGATATTCGTGTACGGCTTGGAGATACCGTAAAGAAAGGACAGTTGCTCATGCGGGTGCAAAGCAATGACGTCGCCGGAGCATTCAATACATACCTCAAAGCGGTCAACGATGAGCATCTCGCGACTACCCAGTTAAGGCGCGCAGAAATTCTTTATCAGCATGGCGCGATTCCACAAAGCCAGCTCGAACAGGCACAGAATACAGAGCAGGATGCAGTAGCCGACTTACATGCAGCAGAGCAACAATTGCAGACGCTGGGTATTGATAAAGATCACCCGAGCAACATTGTTAACGTGTACGCACCGACATCCGGTGTAGTCGTTACGCAAAACGTGACAGATGCTGCAGCCGCGGGCGTCACCTATTCAGGATCCTCCACAGCTTTCACGATTGCCAATCTTTCCGATGTCTGGGTGATCTGCAACGTGTATGAGAACGACATTCCTTCCATCCATCTTGGACAGACGGCAGACATTCACTTCAATGCCTATCCCGATAAGGTTCTCACCGGTACGATCAGCAATATCAGCCCGATCCTTGATCCGAATCTCCGAACTGCCCAGGTACGTCTTCAGGTACACAACCCTGGATTCATGAATATCGGTATGTTTGTCACGGCTAATTTCCATGGGAAACATCTCGAACAGCGGGCCACAGTTCCGGCAGATGCGGTCCTCCATCTGCACGATCGGGATTGGGTCTTTGTTCCTGCCGGAGACAATCAGTTCCGGCGAGTGGAAGTTACCACGGGCAAAATGCTGCCGAACAATCAGCAGGAGATCATGTCGGGCGTCAGTGCAGGCCAGCAGGTGGTCAGCAATGCACTTTCACTGAACAGTACGGTGGAGCAGTAG
- a CDS encoding TolC family protein — protein MILRKPFISLLLSCAALMLTSMSLNAQTGLTWEQVKIKFETANPTLKADAINVQEMKAEEITAYLRPNPQLTLSTDGTQLTPYKGVWQPLVGTQYQSNFSYLHERDRKREFRLETAKEGTQIAGSQHEDLERNLLFNLRSVFVQTLQAKAVLQLARQELDYYDHIIDISRDRFKQGDLAQVDLDRIELQRVQYESDLQTAEVNLRTSKIQLLQLLNDKTPVDQFDVQGTFDFSDQLQPLATFRQIALDNRPDLRAALESAQQSITNHKLAIANGSTDPTFSAWYTYNPSFNNPYAHQTVGASVSIPLRIFDRNQGEKQRTQLDIGRNQQVEDAVRAQVFADVDSAHAQVNSNLILLRPYKDKYLAQASRVRDTITFSYQHGGASLLDFLNAQSDYRNVQLAYLQLVGSYLTAASQLNLAVGREVIQ, from the coding sequence ATGATTCTCAGAAAGCCATTTATTTCTCTGCTTTTGTCTTGTGCCGCTCTGATGCTCACAAGCATGTCTTTGAACGCGCAAACCGGCCTGACGTGGGAGCAAGTTAAGATCAAGTTTGAAACCGCAAATCCTACGTTGAAGGCGGATGCCATCAACGTGCAGGAGATGAAAGCCGAGGAAATCACGGCTTATCTCAGGCCGAATCCCCAACTCACCTTATCAACGGATGGGACCCAACTCACTCCTTATAAAGGAGTTTGGCAACCATTGGTAGGAACTCAATATCAATCGAATTTTAGTTACCTCCATGAACGCGACCGCAAAAGGGAATTCCGTCTGGAGACTGCGAAAGAGGGCACTCAAATTGCAGGGTCGCAACACGAGGATCTTGAGCGGAATCTTCTTTTCAATCTAAGGTCAGTATTCGTGCAGACTCTCCAGGCAAAAGCGGTACTACAGTTGGCGCGTCAGGAACTTGATTACTACGATCACATCATCGATATCAGCCGCGACCGCTTCAAGCAGGGAGACCTCGCGCAGGTGGACCTGGATCGAATTGAGTTGCAGCGCGTGCAGTATGAGTCCGATCTACAAACAGCTGAAGTAAATCTGCGAACGTCCAAGATTCAGCTGCTTCAACTGCTTAATGACAAAACGCCGGTAGACCAGTTTGATGTTCAGGGTACTTTTGATTTCTCTGACCAATTGCAGCCGCTTGCAACGTTCCGCCAGATCGCCCTCGATAACCGTCCTGATCTGAGAGCAGCTCTTGAGTCGGCTCAGCAGTCGATCACTAACCATAAATTGGCTATCGCCAATGGTTCAACCGATCCAACGTTCAGCGCGTGGTATACGTACAACCCATCCTTTAATAATCCGTATGCCCACCAGACAGTGGGCGCCAGCGTGAGCATTCCACTTCGCATCTTCGATCGCAATCAGGGCGAAAAGCAACGTACGCAACTGGACATCGGACGCAATCAGCAAGTAGAGGATGCGGTGCGGGCGCAGGTGTTCGCTGATGTCGATTCGGCCCATGCACAGGTGAACAGCAATCTCATCTTGCTCCGGCCATACAAAGACAAATATCTGGCGCAAGCCTCTCGCGTCCGCGACACCATCACGTTCTCTTATCAGCACGGTGGAGCTTCTTTGCTGGATTTTCTCAATGCGCAGAGTGACTACCGCAATGTCCAGTTGGCCTATCTACAACTGGTCGGTTCTTATTTAACGGCCGCGAGCCAGTTGAATCTTGCCGTTGGGCGCGAGGTGATCCAATAA
- a CDS encoding PAS domain-containing sensor histidine kinase: protein MLSSVFQGSKKSVLVSTSVLIVVIALIDWRAINELPLGFLYLLPMLMVGRILNPRQIALVAALCTFLTEIFDEFVWSFRTGIPRDILYFSGFFCAGLFVCEINRSRRTAIEHLHEIERQRDARRDAEDQLKVLVESSPAAIVTTDSTGCVVMANEAAHRMLALQPGVLPGQLIHRYFPSLVNVSRQEATPRLFRTMMQSRGQRADGEVFLAEICFSTYRTNGGTRLAAMILDTSEELRTREESSLHQMLAGSRIAAAAVSHEVRNVSGAISVVHQNLARSGLLSQNKDFEALGSLLHALERIAGVDLRQYTDQTAETDLTSVLDDVRIVVAPALREAGIEGRWEIPSELPVVWADQQNLMQVFLNLASNSIRALTDRDDKKLSIVARVSDQYVLIEFTDNAGGVAYPDQLFRPFQREAQITGLGLFLSRAFMRACRGELRYRPIPGGACFIVEMPIVEQSKGLA from the coding sequence ATGCTTTCGTCAGTGTTTCAAGGCAGCAAGAAATCCGTTTTGGTCAGCACCAGCGTGTTAATTGTGGTGATCGCACTGATTGATTGGCGCGCGATTAATGAACTTCCGCTAGGTTTTCTTTACCTGCTTCCAATGCTCATGGTGGGAAGAATCCTGAATCCTCGCCAGATTGCTCTAGTCGCCGCACTATGTACATTTCTCACTGAGATTTTTGATGAATTTGTTTGGAGTTTTAGAACAGGAATTCCCCGCGATATCTTGTACTTCTCCGGCTTCTTTTGCGCGGGCTTATTTGTGTGTGAAATCAACCGAAGTCGCCGCACTGCCATCGAACACTTGCATGAAATTGAGAGACAGCGAGACGCGCGTCGCGATGCTGAAGATCAACTTAAGGTACTGGTAGAAAGTAGCCCCGCAGCCATCGTCACTACTGACTCGACTGGATGCGTTGTCATGGCGAATGAAGCAGCTCATCGAATGCTGGCGTTGCAACCCGGTGTTCTTCCGGGACAATTGATTCATCGGTATTTTCCATCTCTTGTAAATGTCTCCCGCCAGGAAGCGACACCTCGCCTCTTTCGCACGATGATGCAATCCCGCGGTCAGCGTGCTGACGGAGAAGTATTTTTGGCAGAGATTTGTTTTTCGACCTATCGTACAAATGGCGGGACGCGCCTCGCAGCCATGATTCTGGATACATCCGAAGAACTTCGTACTCGTGAGGAGAGCAGTCTGCACCAAATGCTGGCCGGGTCGCGCATCGCAGCGGCAGCAGTTTCCCATGAAGTTCGCAATGTATCCGGCGCTATTTCAGTAGTTCATCAGAATCTCGCACGTAGCGGACTGCTTTCTCAAAATAAGGACTTTGAAGCCCTCGGAAGTCTCCTGCATGCGTTGGAACGTATCGCTGGCGTAGACCTGCGTCAATATACAGACCAGACTGCGGAGACTGACCTGACCTCCGTACTTGACGATGTGCGGATCGTAGTGGCACCGGCGCTTAGGGAAGCTGGGATCGAAGGCCGATGGGAGATTCCTTCCGAACTACCTGTGGTGTGGGCAGACCAGCAGAATCTTATGCAGGTCTTTCTGAATCTGGCCTCGAATAGTATTCGCGCACTTACAGATAGAGACGACAAAAAGCTGTCTATTGTAGCCAGAGTCAGCGATCAGTATGTGCTGATTGAGTTCACTGACAACGCCGGTGGGGTAGCTTATCCCGATCAATTGTTTCGTCCATTTCAAAGGGAAGCGCAGATAACAGGCCTCGGTCTATTTCTGTCACGTGCTTTTATGCGCGCTTGTAGAGGCGAACTGCGATACAGGCCCATCCCAGGGGGAGCCTGTTTCATCGTCGAGATGCCAATTGTGGAACAATCAAAGGGGCTCGCATGA
- a CDS encoding response regulator transcription factor, whose protein sequence is MSTPTRILLLDDHSLFRESLVRLLESEPDFRVVAHCATVSAAIDVLQRTPIDVVLLDYDLGEERGTDLLRQLHACKSSPRVLMVTAGISERTTLDILNAGVAGVLFKHSNPTQLVDAIRKIAQGEMWLDGGIVRSLVSGVKDRGAETRNTRPLTSRQQEVLSGILDGLTNKEIAWNLKVSESSIKAVIQELFQKAGVRTRSQLVRIAIEKHAGDWLSNDKKLG, encoded by the coding sequence ATGAGCACTCCAACACGCATTCTACTGCTCGACGATCACAGTCTTTTTCGCGAAAGCCTTGTCCGGCTTCTCGAGTCGGAGCCGGATTTCCGTGTTGTGGCCCATTGTGCAACCGTTTCCGCGGCAATCGATGTTCTCCAACGGACCCCAATTGATGTTGTCCTGCTGGACTATGATCTCGGCGAAGAGCGGGGAACCGATCTACTGCGCCAGCTTCATGCCTGCAAAAGCTCGCCAAGAGTGCTGATGGTAACGGCGGGGATAAGTGAGCGTACCACTCTGGACATACTTAATGCTGGTGTGGCCGGAGTTCTTTTCAAACATAGCAATCCAACTCAGTTGGTGGATGCTATTCGAAAAATAGCACAGGGCGAGATGTGGCTTGACGGCGGCATCGTTCGATCATTGGTGTCGGGAGTAAAAGACCGAGGCGCAGAGACTCGGAACACGCGACCGCTGACCTCACGCCAGCAAGAGGTTCTTTCAGGAATTCTCGATGGCCTCACTAATAAAGAGATTGCGTGGAATCTGAAGGTTTCAGAAAGCTCGATTAAGGCCGTGATTCAGGAGTTGTTCCAGAAGGCGGGGGTGAGAACACGTAGCCAATTGGTGAGAATCGCCATCGAAAAACATGCTGGCGACTGGCTCAGTAATGACAAGAAGCTAGGATAG
- a CDS encoding AlpA family transcriptional regulator → MSQQACSSVSILRRKQVESRTGISRSSIYKMMSDGIFPKPVSLGARAVGWIENQIDQWLESRTVRL, encoded by the coding sequence ATGTCACAGCAAGCCTGCTCATCCGTCTCAATTCTTCGCCGTAAACAAGTCGAATCGCGCACGGGCATCTCTCGCAGTTCGATCTACAAGATGATGTCTGACGGCATCTTCCCCAAGCCTGTTTCGCTCGGCGCGCGGGCGGTTGGCTGGATAGAGAATCAGATCGACCAATGGCTTGAGAGTCGCACCGTCCGGCTTTAG
- a CDS encoding peroxidase-related enzyme: MSTSHVAQEPMFLRGVEDNPKPSVYRDLIESAKSSGGDYWQIWHLLAFDPEVAHHLAALSHTLMHNECPISPGLRELIAAYTSSLNQCEFCMKAHAAVSAKLLGDESLVWGVIHDLESSSIDEKQKALLRFVRKVTLAPASITAADTSELNAAGWDDGAIFYAISACALFNFYNRWVSASGVHPVSDEAFKRLGSRMATTGYAR; this comes from the coding sequence ATGAGCACATCGCATGTTGCACAGGAACCAATGTTTCTCCGCGGAGTCGAAGATAACCCAAAGCCCAGCGTCTATCGTGACCTCATCGAGAGCGCAAAGTCTTCCGGCGGGGACTACTGGCAGATATGGCATCTGCTGGCCTTCGATCCCGAAGTGGCGCATCATCTTGCCGCACTTTCGCACACGCTGATGCATAACGAGTGTCCGATCAGCCCCGGGCTTCGCGAACTGATCGCTGCTTACACCTCGTCGCTCAATCAGTGCGAGTTCTGCATGAAGGCGCATGCCGCTGTCTCCGCAAAATTGCTGGGGGACGAATCCCTTGTCTGGGGTGTGATTCATGACCTTGAATCATCGAGCATCGACGAAAAGCAGAAAGCTCTGCTCCGCTTCGTTCGCAAAGTCACGCTCGCTCCGGCATCCATCACGGCGGCGGACACCAGCGAGCTGAATGCCGCAGGATGGGACGATGGAGCAATTTTCTATGCCATCTCCGCCTGCGCCCTATTCAACTTCTACAACCGGTGGGTCTCGGCCAGCGGCGTCCATCCTGTAAGCGATGAAGCCTTCAAGCGTCTCGGCTCGCGCATGGCCACAACGGGGTATGCGCGCTGA